The Platichthys flesus chromosome 23, fPlaFle2.1, whole genome shotgun sequence DNA segment GTCTTTGTCCAGATTGGAAAAAAAACCCTCACATACCAACACCTCTCTTACTTGCTTACTCTTTTGTCTCCAATGGGAGATAAAGCTGCAGTAagctccctccatcatcccccTAGCCTTCGCAAGACGTCGGGCCTCACCCCCAGTTAAGTTCATCCTGGCTTCCTCGTCGGTAGCAGCCCTGTGCCAGGTCATTTTGGTCTTCCAGGTTTTATTTTGCCTGGAGGAGTCCGTCTCAGCAGAACTTTGGGGATCTGCGTCCAGTCCAGTGGAAGCACGTTGCCCAGCCGCCAGTCGACTCCGCCTGACTCCACTGATGATGTTCTCTTGTTTTCCCCCCGTGTGATTCCAGGTTTGTGATCTCGTTAAGGCCGGAGGAAGCTTCGTGGCTTTGTCAGAAAATCCTTTTTCATATCGCTGTGGTTTGCCGCCAGCATCCAGAACAGAACAATAAGTCGGACTTAACTCTTGCATGGAGGGACCTTTGATTCCGGCTGTACTGCTTGGACTTCCAGATGTTTCAATATTGGGAAAAGACATCCTGGTCTTTCCCCAGTCTTACCACATTTTTATAGACAACATAAATCACATAGAAATAACTTATTGACTAGTAAGTCTCCgactgaatattggagataaacctCTTAACCTTTTCTAGCTGATCTTCAGTTCACCATCGCTCTTGAACTTGCTGGACCTGATTCTGCCCTGACCACACAAATGTGGATTTTAAGAAACAGTAAACCTTTGCCTCTGCGTTTGAAACCGATCCAAACAGCAGTTTCACAAACTCCTTCCAAACTGCAGAGTTTCATAAGCTCCAgtttctgtgtatctgtgtcaaCATGTAAGACGGCGTGTTTGGGGAAAGGATGATGTCACCGTTTACTTCGCACAAGCCCATTGTTTCTTTGTATGACAACTTCAATCGGTGGCTATATATACGTTTCAAGTTCACAGCTAAATTTAGCATCGCTGCACCACATTGTCACTTGAACCCGGTTCTTCTCTGGTGTTTGAAGTGGGCGTTTGAATGAAGAAAGATGGATAATTTGAgtaaaagatgtaaaatatcTGTACAAAATAATATCTGTGGTCTTGTAGACAAGACCTTAATCTGCGATTATCATTCAGTTGCACATTTCTCACCGGAGATCGAACCCACTCACCAAGGTTACACAGAACAAGAACAGACGTTGGGGATGAGGAGTGAATGAAAGAGGAATCTCTTTTGGACCCGAGGGCAAAGCGAACCCCACGACCCTGTTTCCAGGCCCGAGGAGAAAGCACGCCAGCGGGGATGGGATGGCCCCAACAcgagtaaaagaaaaacactccgAGTCGGGATGATACAGCAATCTGGGATTTGTGGCGAGAATCTAGCTGGAGCCCGTTGCTGTGGCAATACGCCTTTGATTTGGATCCTGGCTCTGGTTTCACTGGGATTTGCAAATTTGGAGAGAACTGGAAGCAGGAAAGAGATACAAGAAATTATTAAGTGTTTGACTTTCGGggttggagagaaagagagagacagaactcAGTTGTCAAGCAGTGGATCCGTCTCTCCCTCtacttccctctctttctctttctctctgttcacacacacgttCTTTTTTCTAATCAACAAACACAGGCTTTCCCAGGGGGCTTGATTTACTGTTCAGTGGAGTTATGGTAAGGGAACTGTTCCCAACACAAGGTGGCTGCCAGGGGAGTCTTTGCCAGCCATCgtgctggtgctggtgttgatgtTTTCAGAGAAGAGCTGTGACGTGCGCGGCCCTGATATGCATCCTCGCCTGTGTGGAGATCAAACCACTGGACGTGGGTCATAAACCCCCCGAGAGCCGAATCCACCAGACGCAcggagtgagagaaagaaagatcgAAGAGCATCTGTCAGCAGCGCGGCCCTGCCGACCATGCTTTGGTCGACTGTGAGGTCCCGGTGACCTGGCCCCACCGATGTGCTGGGCCCCGGTGCTGGCTCCGGCCTTGACCAGCTCAGGGAACACGATACTTGAATCATTCATAATTAGCTCCTTCCCTTTGCTTAATAACACATGAAGACAAATGGGTTCCAAGAATTTTCCAAATGGAAAAGAGTTGGCTTGGAATTAAAGGCGAGGAAGTTGCCTGCAAGTCTTGTATTGTAGTGGTTCGCTTGTCTCCACTGTTCCTCAACAAATCAGCAGCTTTCGATTTCCTATTATTCAAGTTTTCAAGAAGCTTAGTCATGAATATAaaagtttatttctttttacattGTCTTCACAGGACATAATAAGttatacacacaaataaaacggCCCTCGTGGAGCCTCACAAAGCTACAGTGTGATTTTAATATGTGAtttcatataaaacattaaaaccaaacgtCCATGCTTTTGCTTGCGAGTGTCCGTGTGTCTCGTCTCTGCAGAAAGTCTCTTCCCCGGGTCCTAAGACGAGCCGAGCTTGTCCAGGGCGCCGTGTAGGGTCTTCAGGTCTTCCCTCATCTGGCTCAGAGCCTTTTGGATCTTGCCGGGCTGATCCAGAACGTCCACGCTGCAGGTAAACGGGTCGTAGCGAACTGCAAAGGGACGCTTGATGGTTGTAGAGTATCTCCTGTTTAAAGGAATTCATGCATTTAGATTAGTATTGGAAAGATGCAAAGATATGAGTGGGTTGTTGGCTCCAAAATCTCCTAGAGGTGCTCAGCTGAGTTTCAGTAGAGATTTAAAAAACTATAATATGTGTCATATCATGTTTACACTCGGAAAACCACTTTGACCTGAATTTAACCAACTGAGGTTTTcccttgtgtatttgtgtctttatttatttcgcAGGATTAAATGAAAACTAGGGAACAAACTTCTACCAAACTTAGTGGAGGGAACTTAACTTTGCCCCAGGTCAAATCCAGTTTATGTAAAGACCTTTTTCTGATAATTAGATTAATAAGGGGTTACGTTTGCTCTCatactttcatttcattttatatttcagatttAGACGTTGCAAATTTTATCCCCAAATTGAATTTACAGTGTTCTGAACATTTAAGCACAACAGATTTTATTATAGTTAAAGGAACAGCACagttgtatatgtgtgtgtgttgctttttttaaatcatgtaacTGTATTAAAACGCAGCTGAGTGAACACAGCTCAGATGTTGGTTTCCTGACAGTTCTGGACATGAAGTAATGAGAGAAATACCTCAGCTTGATCTTTGCATCCTCAAAGTTCTCAGACACAAAGTAAACCGGCTGGTAGGTCTGGTCCTGGTACGGCTGCAGCGCCGTCTCCTCCGGGTTGAACGGCTTGTACTCTGGCTTGTTAGACAGAGCGTACTGAGAGGAACAGGTCAAACTGATCGTGAGCCAGGCCAACAaaacagggagggggggagggggggcacacGCTGCAGTAAAGCATGAACACTTACGACGAGCTCTCCGTAGGAAGACAGCAGTCCTGCTCCGTAAGCCTTCACTGCTCCATTCTGCTTGCACAGGCCAAATTCCACTGTGAACCAGTACAGCTATAATGGAATCAAGTGAAACACAGATAACGTGATTCAGAGTTTGTCTGGAAGAGTTACAGTGAGTCGGCTGATTGGTGAATCCACTgagcatgttttatttatagatgCTTTATTTTTACgtcatgaaaagacaatgaGATGAAGGGTTCCAGCacaggatctttttttttttaccaagatTTCAGTGTTTTACATGTTTGCATAGACTTTAAATGAAAAAGGCACAAATGTAAACCTTCGAGCTGGACGATAatgataatatttatataataaaaggGGCTGAACCAAACAATAAGGTGGAAAAATTGATCTAAAGTCCAGAGGGTTTAAAACAATGTCCAGTTATTTAATAGATCAATCAAACCTTATCCATGTAGCAAAGGATgttaaaaattaataaaaaatttgttttattaggATTTAGAGACTAATATATATGAAAGCAATCAATACTAgaaatgacaataataaaagaAAGTTAAGATAATAAAAGATGTATAATAAATACTGacttttcagtcaaataaaagagAATAGATACATAataatgtatacattttattaaaagatCCATAAAATTAAAGAAGACTTCATAAAAGCCAGACTAAATAGGAGGGTTTTTAATTTATGTTCAGCTCCTCTCAGATCCTTTGTGAGGCGTAATATTGACTACAGCCACAAGATGGCGCTGAATACCCATTGATAAACTGAGTGGTTTCCTTTAGATGTTAAAAGATTTCCCTTCAACTTTTGATcgatcaattaatcaatcaaattaaatttgttttgctCATAATAACACATACAAATTCTTCACTGAGGGAaaaacaaggtgcaacatcctctggcCTCAACCGTCATTAAGAGAAAGGGAAAACGAccaaaaaacatttgatataatattaaaaacagtCTCCTGTGACTTTACGTTGAAGTTAAATTAAAGTTCATCCTACCGTTGACAGTTTCTCAATGTCCTCATCTGAAGCTCCCAGCGAGGCGAGTCCAATCtcctgaaaatataaaaatgcattAGAGTTGAATGTTATTATGGTTATGATAAATGAAAGATGTTGAGGAGCACAGTTCAGTCACCTGAGAAAACTGAGCGAACTCTTTATCCAGCAGCATGGGGATGTGTCCGAGCAGTTCATGGCAGCAGTctctgtgcggggggggggcagaggtgtTCAGGGAAACAGCAGCTGTACGTGCACGTGAATAAATGAAAGTTGTGATGAACTCACGGCTCGGGGGAGTGCATGGGGGCCGAGCAGTGTCGGATGTACTGAGTGCACTGAAACACCCTGAAGGCCAGACTGGCGAGGAAGTCTCGGGCGGACAGCAGGCCGGCGACTGGACGCAGCTGGAAACCGGTCTtctctgaaagcagcagaagaagaatgtAGATGATCAGAGGAGACGGAGCCGATAGATGCATGGAAAACAAACTGATATCCTGAGTgtgacctttttttaaatcaccctTCATCCCTGATTCTGTCCTTTTCTCGTCGAAATATCACTTTTCTTATGCAAACAAGTAGTttaacaacaaatacacaatcctagtggtgttttcacttgtgtgtttcatctaaattgtacaaattgtggttttcttttgagtttttatcacaactgaagctaccacaggttaTCTATCATGTTTTGagggggagggtgaggtgaggggcactcagctgcaacatgcaatttcaccactagatgtccctaaatcctgcacactacatctaaataaacaacaacactcctCAATATTCTAtcacttgtgtttttcattaatcTTTTGCACAGCTTAACCTTCTATCAAACTTAATTTCCCACTCACTGCTGCCTTTCAGGATGCCAGACACACATCTTAATTTTTACTTCTGCACATTATGTCATAATTCTACCTTTTAAGACCTTAAGGAAAAGCAGGGACATTAATTTGTTGTGCTCTTTTCAATCTGTGATATCTAAGGTTCTCTTTTAGTTCTAacgtttcctcctctgtcacctTTCAGGAAGGCGGACACCTCTCTGAGCTGAGGGATGCGTTGCTCCCCGTAGCCgcactcctcctccagctgctgcagcccgTCCAGGAACTGACGACAGGCCAGAGTCGGGTAGATGCTCCTCAGCTGCTGGTAGATCTCCCTCCTTAAAGGGATTAAACACAGTCgcacaacatcaacacacagtcGTAGTTCTAAACAAACTCCCCCAAGGAGCCTTTATTGTTCTGGGGGCAGATAAATGTACCGAATATAAGAATGTTcaatgttgttatcaaaccttTTTGACAAAGAAATTTAAAAGAGGCTCGACCTTTTACAGTTTTAACATAGATTGAgctataaataactataaataataagaaacaaCCATATATATTGAACCTGAATCAA contains these protein-coding regions:
- the th2 gene encoding tyrosine hydroxylase 2, giving the protein MKTEGGVQAAPCSGRRHSLIEDARRERSSGSSGPPGPPGPTGPSRSGDGSVFEEKDGRVTVNVLFALSNDKNAGFFKTGKIFETFEAKLLHIESRPGRKSKNSTTDLEFFMKCEVHSSDLDAFLNSLKRAADDVRFIQEEKVPWFPRQIKDLDRCNMLITKFDPDMDQDHPGFSDAEYRKRRAFISELAFTFKQGDPLPPVEYTAEEVSTWREIYQQLRSIYPTLACRQFLDGLQQLEEECGYGEQRIPQLREVSAFLKEKTGFQLRPVAGLLSARDFLASLAFRVFQCTQYIRHCSAPMHSPEPDCCHELLGHIPMLLDKEFAQFSQEIGLASLGASDEDIEKLSTLYWFTVEFGLCKQNGAVKAYGAGLLSSYGELVYALSNKPEYKPFNPEETALQPYQDQTYQPVYFVSENFEDAKIKLRRYSTTIKRPFAVRYDPFTCSVDVLDQPGKIQKALSQMREDLKTLHGALDKLGSS